A stretch of the Armatimonadota bacterium genome encodes the following:
- a CDS encoding NAD+ synthase gives MQDELSIACEAVRGILLEFISGFFAQAGCERAVIGLSGGLDSAVTALLTAQALGEGRLTCALMPCGELRADTRADAEEIVALAGAEQVVVDIAPQLDVYFRRFPGADRVRRGNKMARERMSILYDQSSALAALVVGTSNRTEWLLGYFTLWGDMGAALSPLAGLYKTQVRQLAHHLGVPQRIIDKPPTADLWRGQTDEAELGVTYDQADRILYRLLDLELSAHQVVAEGFSQTSVNRVLELMRGSEFKRRLPVTPDLGQAAPQDDFI, from the coding sequence ATGCAAGACGAGCTATCCATCGCCTGCGAGGCGGTGCGCGGGATCCTGCTGGAATTCATCTCCGGCTTCTTCGCGCAGGCGGGGTGCGAGCGCGCGGTGATCGGGCTGTCGGGGGGGCTGGATTCGGCGGTGACGGCGCTGCTGACCGCGCAGGCGCTGGGCGAGGGCCGTCTCACGTGCGCGCTGATGCCCTGCGGCGAGCTGCGGGCCGATACGCGCGCTGACGCCGAAGAGATCGTCGCCCTCGCCGGCGCAGAGCAGGTCGTGGTTGACATCGCGCCCCAGCTCGACGTCTACTTCCGCCGCTTCCCCGGTGCCGACCGCGTCCGCCGCGGCAACAAGATGGCGCGCGAACGCATGTCCATTCTCTACGACCAATCGTCGGCGCTCGCCGCGCTGGTCGTGGGCACCAGCAACCGCACCGAGTGGTTGCTGGGTTACTTCACCCTGTGGGGCGATATGGGGGCGGCGCTGTCGCCGCTGGCGGGCCTCTACAAGACCCAGGTGCGCCAGCTTGCTCATCATCTCGGCGTGCCGCAGCGCATCATTGACAAGCCGCCGACCGCCGACCTCTGGCGCGGCCAGACCGATGAGGCCGAGCTCGGCGTCACCTACGACCAGGCCGACCGCATCCTGTATCGCCTGCTGGACCTGGAGCTGAGCGCGCACCAGGTCGTGGCAGAGGGCTTCTCGCAGACAAGCGTGAACCGGGTGCTCGAACTCATGCGCGGCTCGGAGTTCAAGCGCCGCCTGCCGGTGACGCCCGATCTCGGTCAGGCCGCACCCCAGGACGATTTCATCTGA
- a CDS encoding type II toxin-antitoxin system HicB family antitoxin, with product MVKIEAYHDGECWCARGIGEDIFTQGHTFDELIENIREAVALHFEGAAQVPEVLVISEVKLPDAPTAVS from the coding sequence ATGGTGAAAATCGAGGCCTACCATGACGGGGAATGCTGGTGCGCCCGCGGCATCGGCGAGGATATTTTCACCCAGGGGCACACGTTCGACGAATTGATCGAGAACATCCGCGAAGCGGTCGCGCTGCATTTTGAAGGCGCGGCGCAAGTGCCTGAGGTGCTCGTCATATCCGAGGTGAAACTGCCCGATGCGCCGACTGCCGTCAGCTAG
- a CDS encoding type II toxin-antitoxin system HicA family toxin, which produces MRRLPSASGADVIRLLSSLGYQVVRQRGSHARLRADVAHGEHNITVPMHKDVAKGTLNDILSSVSSQTGAPKEELISRLAHK; this is translated from the coding sequence ATGCGCCGACTGCCGTCAGCTAGCGGGGCGGACGTCATCCGTCTGTTGAGTTCGCTCGGATACCAGGTCGTGCGTCAACGAGGAAGCCATGCGCGCCTGCGAGCAGACGTCGCGCATGGCGAGCACAACATTACGGTGCCGATGCACAAAGACGTTGCCAAGGGCACGCTGAACGACATCCTGTCAAGCGTCAGCTCACAGACTGGGGCGCCGAAAGAAGAGCTTATCAGCCGGCTTGCACATAAGTGA
- a CDS encoding class I SAM-dependent methyltransferase, whose product MRPSELRKLFRLENTYWWYIARRELVRELLLKHRARLPARPRILDIGCGGGAGLAAFSRLGAVIGLDRSNEALRLSRLRGRFPLVGGAVERLPLADHSVDVVTALDVLEHVRNDAAAAGEMARVCRPGGLVIVTVPAYQSLWSEHDEALDHFRRYRAREVRGLMEGAGLRVLDLSYCITLLLPAIFSFRLAQKLLGQLHRGRPKTAIRPLPGWPNRLLVGLLRLETAWLLRVPLPCGVSAVCVAGKSRRR is encoded by the coding sequence ATGCGCCCTTCGGAATTGCGCAAGCTGTTTCGCCTGGAGAACACCTACTGGTGGTACATCGCCAGGCGCGAGCTGGTGCGCGAGCTCCTGCTGAAGCATCGCGCTCGGCTGCCGGCGCGACCGCGAATCCTCGACATCGGCTGCGGGGGCGGGGCGGGGCTGGCAGCCTTCAGTCGCTTGGGCGCGGTGATCGGCCTCGATCGCTCCAACGAGGCATTGCGGCTGTCGCGCTTGCGTGGGCGCTTCCCACTGGTGGGCGGCGCCGTCGAGCGGCTGCCGCTCGCAGACCACTCGGTTGACGTCGTCACCGCCTTGGATGTCCTCGAACACGTGCGCAACGACGCGGCGGCGGCGGGCGAGATGGCGCGGGTGTGTCGCCCGGGGGGGCTGGTGATCGTCACCGTCCCGGCCTACCAGTCGCTGTGGAGCGAGCACGATGAGGCGCTCGATCATTTCCGCCGCTACCGGGCGCGCGAGGTGCGCGGCCTGATGGAGGGGGCCGGCCTGCGGGTGTTGGACCTGTCGTACTGCATCACCCTGCTGCTGCCCGCCATTTTCTCCTTCCGCCTGGCGCAGAAGCTGCTGGGGCAGCTTCACCGCGGACGGCCGAAGACGGCGATCAGGCCACTGCCCGGGTGGCCCAATCGCCTGCTGGTGGGGCTGCTGCGGCTGGAGACGGCATGGCTGCTGCGGGTGCCGCTGCCGTGCGGAGTCTCGGCGGTGTGCGTGGCGGGGAAGTCGCGCCGTAGGTGA
- a CDS encoding SPFH domain-containing protein, translating to MEWFLSSPGRGIPLVVGAVITVVILFVIVYANRYVKVGPNTVLVISGKRRNIRAEDGTVQSVGFRIRVGGGAFVWPVLERVDTLSLEIMTLEVRTPEVYTMQGVPIVVDGIAQIKVRGDDVSIRTAAEQFLGKNQTEIAQIALQTVEGHLRAILGTMSVEEVYRNREAFAARVQEVAATDLVNMGLTIVSFTIRDIRDSHGYLEALGKPRIAQVKRDAVIGEAEAARDATIKSAVANQEGQQAKYGADSKIAEAQRDYAINVAEYKAASSQKQAGADLAYDLQKFKTEQLVRAEEVQVQVIEKEKQIDVQAREVDRRTKELTATVEKPAAAERCRIQTLAEAEQFRLRATAAGQADATRAVGLADADANKAKGLAQADIIKAQGFSEAEAMSKKADAWREYNEAAIAQTFIEKLPQIAAAVSAPLAKTERIVVVSTGGDSAGADKVTRDVVKIIAQLPPVLEAMTGMKLEDILARLPHLGEQAAPASAAGQTGPLSQENKGETGAK from the coding sequence ATGGAGTGGTTCCTGTCGTCGCCCGGTCGCGGCATTCCGCTGGTTGTCGGCGCCGTCATCACCGTCGTTATCCTCTTCGTCATCGTCTACGCCAACCGCTACGTCAAGGTTGGCCCCAACACGGTGCTCGTCATCTCGGGCAAACGGCGCAACATTCGCGCCGAGGACGGCACCGTCCAAAGCGTGGGGTTTCGCATCCGCGTGGGCGGCGGCGCCTTCGTGTGGCCGGTGCTGGAGCGGGTGGACACGCTGTCGCTGGAGATCATGACCCTGGAGGTGCGCACGCCCGAGGTCTATACCATGCAAGGCGTGCCCATCGTGGTGGACGGCATCGCCCAGATCAAAGTGCGCGGGGACGACGTCTCCATCCGCACCGCGGCCGAGCAGTTCCTGGGTAAGAACCAGACCGAGATCGCGCAGATCGCCCTGCAGACGGTTGAGGGGCACCTGCGCGCCATTCTGGGCACGATGTCGGTCGAGGAGGTCTATAGGAACCGCGAGGCCTTCGCCGCGCGCGTGCAGGAGGTCGCCGCGACCGATCTCGTCAACATGGGTCTGACCATCGTCTCCTTCACCATCCGCGACATCCGCGACAGCCACGGCTACCTGGAGGCGCTGGGCAAGCCGCGCATCGCCCAGGTCAAGCGCGACGCCGTCATCGGCGAGGCGGAAGCGGCGCGCGATGCCACCATCAAGTCGGCAGTCGCCAACCAGGAGGGTCAGCAGGCGAAGTACGGCGCGGATAGCAAGATCGCCGAGGCGCAGCGCGACTATGCGATCAACGTCGCGGAGTACAAGGCCGCGTCGTCCCAGAAGCAGGCGGGAGCCGACCTCGCCTACGACCTGCAGAAGTTCAAGACCGAGCAGTTGGTGCGCGCTGAGGAAGTGCAAGTCCAGGTGATCGAGAAGGAGAAGCAGATCGACGTCCAGGCGCGTGAGGTTGACCGCCGGACGAAAGAATTGACCGCCACCGTCGAGAAGCCCGCGGCGGCGGAGCGCTGCCGCATCCAGACGCTCGCCGAAGCGGAGCAGTTCCGCCTGCGCGCCACCGCGGCCGGTCAGGCCGATGCCACCCGCGCGGTGGGCTTGGCCGACGCCGACGCCAACAAGGCGAAAGGTCTGGCGCAAGCGGACATCATCAAGGCCCAGGGCTTCTCGGAAGCGGAGGCCATGTCCAAGAAGGCGGACGCATGGCGCGAGTACAACGAGGCGGCCATCGCGCAGACGTTCATCGAGAAGCTGCCGCAGATTGCCGCCGCCGTTTCCGCGCCGCTGGCGAAGACCGAGCGCATCGTGGTCGTCTCCACCGGCGGCGACTCGGCGGGCGCCGACAAGGTGACCCGCGACGTAGTCAAGATCATCGCCCAATTGCCGCCGGTGCTGGAAGCGATGACCGGCATGAAGCTCGAGGACATCCTCGCGCGCCTGCCGCACCTCGGCGAGCAGGCAGCGCCGGCCTCCGCGGCGGGGCAAACCGGCCCGCTATCGCAGGAGAACAAGGGCGAGACCGGCGCCAAGTAG